From a region of the Caldivirga sp. genome:
- a CDS encoding PaREP1 family protein, with protein sequence MPREVIDAAEKYGIDVIDVIMAQLYLRDPSESMRLRLELARRYLAEAKEHLNRGNAVQASEKAYKAVEEAVKALAEKYDLPENQQAVKEGRWYTYLLLKASSRLSRMLGDWVLDGWNAGYSMHVWGFHETKILSH encoded by the coding sequence ATGCCTAGGGAGGTTATTGATGCTGCAGAAAAATACGGTATTGACGTAATTGACGTGATCATGGCCCAATTATATCTAAGGGACCCGTCGGAATCAATGCGGTTAAGGCTTGAATTGGCTAGGAGGTATTTAGCTGAGGCTAAGGAGCACTTGAATAGGGGTAATGCTGTCCAAGCCTCAGAGAAGGCCTACAAGGCTGTTGAGGAAGCTGTAAAGGCCCTTGCCGAAAAATACGACCTCCCAGAGAACCAGCAGGCAGTTAAGGAAGGCAGATGGTACACTTATCTACTGCTTAAGGCAAGCTCCCGGTTATCTAGAATGCTTGGTGATTGGGTATTGGATGGGTGGAATGCAGGCTATTCAATGCACGTGTGGGGTTTTCATGAAACTAAAATATTGAGCCATTAA
- a CDS encoding PaREP1 family protein encodes MASEFKGIVRLRERIKVEAVDFIVAIMPMTRMKKVAALLRSKYGDEVVLLTELALDLHEFQYNGLDPEGVLSRYSDLDMVKQDIVSIIEGGRKLLASLTNMRQS; translated from the coding sequence GTGGCGAGTGAGTTTAAAGGTATTGTTAGGTTACGGGAGAGGATTAAGGTTGAGGCCGTTGATTTTATCGTAGCTATAATGCCCATGACGCGCATGAAGAAGGTTGCCGCATTGTTAAGGTCTAAGTATGGTGATGAGGTAGTGTTGTTGACGGAATTGGCGCTTGATTTACATGAATTCCAGTACAATGGCCTAGACCCTGAGGGTGTCCTCAGCCGTTACTCTGACTTAGACATGGTTAAGCAGGATATAGTGAGCATTATTGAGGGCGGCAGAAAGCTATTAGCATCGTTAACGAATATGCGCCAGTCTTAA
- a CDS encoding PaREP1 family protein, which translates to MEVRVKEALYEFELAERFLENGLYRNAAGKAFQGWKATLAALAANSRNEWRVSLKVLLGYGRGLRLRPLILS; encoded by the coding sequence ATGGAGGTTAGGGTTAAGGAAGCACTTTATGAGTTTGAACTTGCTGAGAGGTTTCTGGAAAATGGCCTTTATAGGAACGCCGCAGGTAAGGCCTTTCAGGGTTGGAAAGCAACCCTGGCCGCCCTGGCTGCGAATTCCCGTAACGAGTGGCGAGTGAGTTTAAAGGTATTGTTAGGTTACGGGAGAGGATTAAGGTTGAGGCCGTTGATTTTATCGTAG
- a CDS encoding aspartyl protease family protein, translating to MRISNINLSRVVEVKALVDTEVTLTVIPRSLANELSLSITGKSRIETGAGVIELERSRAWVEIEGRGEVVPVLISDIIDKILIGVTTLEVLELEVDPLTGRLRERTLLLY from the coding sequence GTGAGGATCAGCAATATTAACCTCAGTAGGGTAGTTGAGGTTAAGGCCCTAGTCGATACTGAGGTTACTTTAACGGTAATACCTAGGTCATTGGCCAATGAACTCAGCTTAAGCATTACAGGTAAGTCTAGGATTGAGACTGGTGCTGGAGTTATTGAACTTGAGAGGTCTAGGGCCTGGGTCGAGATTGAGGGTAGGGGTGAGGTGGTTCCAGTACTTATATCAGACATTATAGATAAGATTCTGATAGGGGTAACAACCCTTGAGGTTCTTGAACTTGAGGTTGATCCACTAACTGGTAGATTAAGAGAACGGACACTGCTGCTTTATTAG